In Nicotiana tabacum cultivar K326 chromosome 2, ASM71507v2, whole genome shotgun sequence, the following proteins share a genomic window:
- the LOC142166219 gene encoding uncharacterized protein LOC142166219 gives MSRVLLDKVKTDVSIKRYGVNIASICSCCFTDHYEESTEHLLSESHNANLVWSFFCNSCSIRLVQGQGNPGSAGGGGLIRDYNGVLIGAFAEFYGDCNCNIAEVKAMRRGIKMCITKGLTNIIVESDSAIVLNLIKRIRKPPWRFNDIIEQIQTMTKDRNFVFCHTLREGNNSADKLANLDEESKTVSIFNEAVSLPLNVRASMQLEGDGIPNFRFRQKKNKFVINDIT, from the exons ATGTCGAGAGTCTTGTTGGATAAGGTGAAAACTGATGTTTCTATTAAAAGATATGGGGTGAATATTGCCTCCATATGTAGTTGCTGCTTCACTGACCATTATGAAGAATCCACTGAACACCTCCTTAGTGAGAGCCATAATGCCAACTTAGTATGGTCCTTCTTCTGTAACTCTTGTAGTATTAGGTTGGTCCAAGGCCAG GGTAATCCAGGCTCGGCTGGTGGTGGTGGTCTTATCAGAGATTACAATGGTGTGTTGATTGGTGCTTTTGCAGAATTCTATGGAGATTGTAATTGCAATATTGCGGAAGTTAAAGCTATGAGGCGAGGCATCAAAATGTGTATTACAAAGGGCCTCACAAATATTATAGTCGAATCTGACTCAGCGATTGTTCTCAACTTGATCAAAAGAATCAGGAAACCACCCTGGAGATTCAATGATATTATTGAGCAAATTCAAACCATGACCAAGGATCGTAACTTTGTCTTTTGTCACACCTTGAGGGAAGGAAACAACTCTGCTGACAAGCTTGCTAACTTGGATGAAGAATCCAAAACTGTTTCTATCTTCAACGAGGCTGTATCATTACCATTGAATGTTAGAGCTTCAATGCAGTTAGAAGGTGATGGGATACCTAACTTCAGATTCAGACAGAAGAAGAACAAGTTTGTTATCAATGACATCACCTAG